The Gadus macrocephalus chromosome 1, ASM3116895v1 DNA window ACTAATCATAAAATATGATATACTAGCTCTTTATGTGAAATCCATTACAATGAATACTTTATTTATCTTTGAAGGATTTGTCTCATGAATGAGGATAAGATGCCTTTAGTCAAATCATCTCACTCTTTCTGTTTCACCCCATTGCTATCTGCATGTGGGTCATACATTGCTGGACATGCTGCATGCTGGACAACATCCGTTACGCAGTATTACCGAACAGCATATTAGTGAATGTAGAATACATTATGCATTATGATCACACATCATTCACATCATATGTTCTAATGTtgagaatataaataaaaaaatgcctTTACCACAAAAATCACTTTTTATAATCTGTTAGTTTTAACAAATTATGAATGAAATGCTAATTCATTTAAAAATGAATagggaaaaagacaaaacatgAAGCCAAGAAATGTTTGAATAAAAACAACGTTTTATTCAACATAGGAAGCAAGCAACCATCGGCAAAGACAGATCTATATTATTGGGGGCCTTTCGTGACCTTTAACACTCATGCTGACTTGGTTAAGTCAGGTTGATGTAACCTTGGCAACAGGACTTTCCATTCACCTGGATGCAAATGAAGGCCATAATGTGGAGTAATGGTTAACTTAGTGCGTACGCATCTGTTATCAACCAAGATGTAATCCATGCAAATTAAAAGTGGAACTCAAGTGCATTAATTAACACACTTTGAGGCAAGACCACTAATGAACAACAGTTTATGCAGCGCTCAACCCAACCATCCACCTGGTAGTGTAAGGGTTGACATAGAAACGATACTATGAGCTATACATCTTAATATAACTTAATTGCCATTTGCTGTACCGCCGGTCCAAATGGAGCGCTGCAGATCTTTTTGTGTCAGAgtagtatttatttaaatgttaatgcaaatgcCAGGTTGAATAACACAGGATACACAGGTCGCTAGAAGCGTTTAATTATTTTTGGCCGGGAAAGACAATTAGCCTTCTAATGTTGTGGTCTAGTGCTCAACATGGCCTCCCTCCAAGTATCCATCCCACTCTCCGCTGCTCGCCGGCCagggtaaccatggcaaccggcaTCACCTACAGTTTGACTTTCTGCGAGCATTAAATGTAAACGGACTTGGAGAGCGCTCGAAGATACAGATACAGAGGGGTATTTAAAGCATGAGGCGGCTGAGTATGATAAGATCACACAACGGTTGTGTCTGTAGCCACCCGATCCTTCGTGCAATAAAGACGGCAAATTAATTGGGCTTAACTGTTTAAACAATTCACAGTCAGCGTTGTAGCCTGTAGTCCCTTCTGCGCGCATGGGAGTAGAagtagatgagtgtgtgtgtgtgtgtgtgtgtgtgtgtgtgtgtgtgtgtgtgtgtgtgtgtgtgtgtgtgtgtgtgtgtgtgtgtgtgtgtgtgtgtgtgtgtgtgtgtgtgtgtgggggcaacTAATGATGTGACAGAAACACATGCCCATGCCGAATGCTCCAGTATTAAAAAAACGCGAAAATGCTCTGGTTTATAAATTATCGATTCAGAGAGAGTTAATGATAACACGACCGAAGCTTTCAGCTCTTCTCCAAACCACGTCGATGGCTCAATTTAACGCAACCGACTGGAACGCATAGTGGTGggaggtctgtgtgtgcagcgcgcctgtgtgtgtgtgtgtgtgtgtgtgtgtgtgtgtgtgtgtgtgtgtgtgtgtgtgtgtgtgtgtgtgtgtgtgtgtgtgcgtgcgcgcgcgcgtgtgcgtgtgtgtgtgtgtgcgctgtcaacagtaccaccaccaccacctgtaaCTGTGGCTTCTGTTTTTCACGCTCATTAAGCGTACTTTTTCCCAGCGAGTCGAAGGAAGATGAAGAAGCAGAACATCCGGACGCTGTCGCTCATCCTGTGCATGTTCTCCTACTTGCTGGTGGGCGCCGCGGTGTTCGACGCGCTCGAGTCCGAGTCCGAGTCCTCCCGGAGGCGCGTCTTGGAGAAGAAGCGGAACGAGATGAAGAAGAAGTACCGCTTCTCCGAAGACGACTACCTGGAGATCGAGCGAGTGGTGATGCAAGCGGAGCCCCATCGCGCGGGGACGCAGTGGAAATTTGCGGGATCCTTTTACTTTGCCATAACAGTCATCACCACCATTGGTGAGTTCAGATtgcatctttattttttttcttggaAACGATATATTGACATAAAAGCGCACTGTAAAATTCGTTTATATATTGGAagggaaatgcacacacattccaCCAATATTACATAGGAATTGACACTAATTGACTAATTGTTTTGTTCACCGGCCAGCATCATGTGTTTCTTCACTACACTGTTCTAGTAATGACCTCCTCTTCATTAAGGTTATGGACATGCAGCTCCAGGCACCGACGCAGGAAAGGTCTTCTGCATGTTTTACGCCGTGCTGGGCATCCCTCTCACTTTGGTCATGTTCCAAAGCCTGGGCGAGAGGATGAACACCTTTGTGCGCTACCTCCTGCGCAAGGCCAAACAGTGCCTGGGCTTCCACCGTATCCAGGTGTCCATGGAGAACATGGTGTTCGTGGGCTTCCTGTCCTGCATCGGCACGCTGTGCGTGGGTGCCTCCGCCTTCTCCCACTTCGAGGGCTGGAGCTTCTTCCACGCCTACTACTACTGCTTCATCACGCTCACCACCATCGGCTTCGGGGACTTTGTGGCACTGCAGAAGCAGGGCGACCTCCAGGAGAAGACCCCCTACGTGGCCTTCAGCTTCGTGTACATCCTGGTGGGGCTGACAGTCATCGGGGCCTTCCTCAACCTGGTGGTGCTGCGCTTCCTCACCATGAACACTGAGGACGAACGGCGGGACGCCCAGGAGCGGGCCTCCATCAAGCGGGACAGGGGCCTGATGGGGGCCCCCCTGGCCCTCCGCGGAGCCGGCGGGGAGGAGGTTGGAGagaggcggcgggggggaggaggaggaggaggaggaggaggagagatgaggggacGGTGCGGCCGGAGCAACAGCAGCACCCTCTTCCTGCCCATGGAGGAAGGCACCAGCCGCACCAATCTCATCTCCCCGCAGATGGAGGggcgggaggagaaggggtcCCGGCGGCGAGGTGGCCTGCAGCCGGACTCCAGCCTGGGCTCGCTGTGCTCCTGCGTCGTGTGCTACCAGCTGGGCCTGTGCGACAGCCCGCTCATGTCGGGCTGCGAGCACCACCAATCGGTGTACTACAACTCCGTGTCCTACAGGATCCAGGGCCGCTCGCCCGACTCAGTGGGGCAGCGCAGCGGACTCTCGTCCCCAGGGAGCGTGCTCTCGCCCGGGCACAGCTCAGGGGAGTTCCCCCGCTCCCGGAGGAAGTCGGTGTAGAGGGGGTCCAGGGGTTGTGTGTGATGAGGGATCGATACAcagaaagaacaacaacaacaacatgattTCACTGAACACCTGTTGTGCATGTCTAAGGACACTTCCTACTGCTTGGATAGGTCACACCACTGCTTCACGATGAGGATGTGGGATGAGTGGGTATTTGtgttttggtttatttatttgctGTAGCATGTGAGCCAAAGTAATGCATGAGAAGGGCGTTGGAGCATGCGATGAACTGCATGAGTGCTGGGTGAAGACACT harbors:
- the kcnk15 gene encoding potassium channel subfamily K member 15 gives rise to the protein MKKQNIRTLSLILCMFSYLLVGAAVFDALESESESSRRRVLEKKRNEMKKKYRFSEDDYLEIERVVMQAEPHRAGTQWKFAGSFYFAITVITTIGYGHAAPGTDAGKVFCMFYAVLGIPLTLVMFQSLGERMNTFVRYLLRKAKQCLGFHRIQVSMENMVFVGFLSCIGTLCVGASAFSHFEGWSFFHAYYYCFITLTTIGFGDFVALQKQGDLQEKTPYVAFSFVYILVGLTVIGAFLNLVVLRFLTMNTEDERRDAQERASIKRDRGLMGAPLALRGAGGEEVGERRRGGGGGGGGGGEMRGRCGRSNSSTLFLPMEEGTSRTNLISPQMEGREEKGSRRRGGLQPDSSLGSLCSCVVCYQLGLCDSPLMSGCEHHQSVYYNSVSYRIQGRSPDSVGQRSGLSSPGSVLSPGHSSGEFPRSRRKSV